TATTGAGTGATGTACTGCTCATCCAGTCTGCTCTTAGTGAAAAAGTATGTTCAGTTACATGTGGGTTTCCCTACTTTTTTTAATTAGTGACTTATTCTTTGGTGGTATTTCCTCATAGATGTCTGCTCCAATCCTAATATTCCTATGATGATACAGGTTGGGAATTACATTCATAACATGGCTACATTTTTCAGTGGTCTAATTATTGGTTTTATCAACTGTTGGGAGATTGTTCTCATAACACTAGCTACTGGTCCATTCATTGTTGCTGCTGGAGGCATATCCAATATATTTCTTCATAGGCTTGCTGAGAACATCCAAGATGCTTATGCTGAGGCAGCTAGTGTTGCTGAACAGGTTTTTCTCTTCTCTCCTGGCTCCATTACTTTCAACCAGACTTATTTTTCTCAATGTTGTTAAGTGAATTTAAGTTGGCTACTTTGCTTAATGTTCATTTAAAGTGAGTTGTCCAAATGGTATACACTGACTTATGAGTGCAGTTATTGTTGACATTTGAGCATGAGTTTATTTGAACTGGCCATTAATATAGGGACCTATGGACTAAACTTTGCTAGTTATTTGTATTTGAAACAGAAATGATGGCAAGGTTTACCTCCAATGCTTGCTTGATATTTATAGGGATGTTTAGTTGCTTAGTTTAGAAGCCTCTCCAGCCAGGCTGGAGATATGGGAAAAAATTGCTGCTAGCTTTTCAAAGGTGTTGTCGATTTGAAATAACTTTTTTTACATAACAATACCTTCTGTTTATTTGAAGTTTCTATTAAACTTGTATGTAGAGGTTCTTGTCAGAAGATCCCTTTCAGCCTGCAGAAAGCTGATTTGCAGTTTCTTTATAAGCTAAAACAATTTTATTAAAACTCTTTTTGAACTTTGGACACTGCTTCTGCTTTCTGGAGTAAAGAAGCTGCCCAAAGCTAGGGAAAACTTGCACTAGAGATTTTCTTTATCATCAATGCATCACGCACATTATACCTTTGAGGGTTCATTACTGTTGAATTTGTTGAAATGATGACATGAATTCTTTGTTGAACTTCACTTTCTACATAGAATCAGCCTTCTCTAAGGGTAAGCACAGTAGAGAATGATGCTAATATACATATAGTTTTTGTTTTTTTGCAGGCAGTCTCTTACATTAGGACCTTGTATGCATTTACAAATGAAACTTTGGCCAAATATTCTTATGCAACCTCATTGCAAGCAACTTTGAGATATGGTATTTTGATTAGTCTTGTTCAAGGGCTTGGGCTTGGATTTACATATGGGCTTGCTATATGTTCTTGTGCCTTACAACTTTGGGTCGGAAGGTTCCTGGTCACACATCACAGAGCTCATGGTGGTGAAATAATAACAGCTCTTTTTGCTGTAATTTTAAGTGGCCTGTAAGCATCAGCTTCTCTTTCTTCCTGCTCTGTCTAATCTGCACTTCCTTACCAATCCTTTCCATATTGTGCAGTGGGTTGAACCAGGCAGCAACAAATTTCTACTCATTTGACCAAGGACGAATTGCTGCTTATAGACTTTTTGAGATGATTAGTCGGTCATCCTCGGGCTCTAATCAGGAAGGGAACATGTCACCCTCCCTTCAAGGAAATATTGAGTTTCGCAATGTATATTTTAGTTATCTCTCTCGACCTGAAATCCCTATATTGAGTGGATTTTACCTCACTGTACCTGCTAAAAAGGCTGTGGCCCTTGTTGGCAGAAATGGCTCTGGGAAAAGCAGTATTATTCCGCTCATGGAACGGTTTTATGATCCTACATTAGGTATTATGATCATATGATGTTATCTATCGCACTGCAGTGGCGTGCCATTTAGGTGTTGAAACCATTGCATGGTGTTTAGCCAACATGATGTAAATGATTTTATTTTGTGTGATGCAGGGGAAGTTCTTCTAGATGGAGAGAATATTAAAAATCTAAAGCTGGAGTGGCTGAGAAGCCAAATAGGACTTGTTACTCAGGAACCTGCATTACTTAGTTTGAGCATAAAAGATAATATTGCTTATGGACGAGATGCTACGCTTGATCAAATCGAAGAAGCTGCAAAAATAGCACATGCCCATACATTTATTAGTTCGCTTGAGAGAGGATATGAGACACAGGTGAAATATGGGAGCACAAGATATACTACTTTTGCCTATCTTGctgatcatatatatatttcatatttgtGTCATATTTTGTTAAAATCATTTACTGTGACTTTCAGGTGGGGAGGGCTGGCTTAGCATTGACAGAAGAACAGAAAATCAAACTTTCTATTGCTAGAGCTGTGCTTTTGAACCCAACCATCCTTCTGCTTGATGAGGTGACTGGTGGACTTGATTTTGAGGCTGAAAGAACTGTACAGGAAGCTCTAGATCTTCTCATGTTAGGGCGTTCAACCATAATAATTGCTCGACGTCTTAGTCTCATAAGAAATGCTGATTATATAGCTGTGATGGAAGAGGGTCAGCTGGTTGAAATGGGTACACACGACGAGTTACTAGCCCTTGATGGCTTGTATGCAGAGCTCCTTAAATGTGAAGAGGCTGCAAAACTTCCAAGGAGGTAATAAGAACTATAGATGCTTTTATTAAAAAGGCCGGAAGATTATGAAAGTCTGTTTCATGTTAgtgatttttcttcatttagatTAAACAAAAGTACTCCTGTGTTTTTATGATTGTTTATAATTTTTCAGGACACCAGTCAGGAACTACAAGGAGACGTCTACTTTCCAGATTGAAAAGGAGTCTTCATCAATTTACAGCTTCCAAGAATCATCATCTCCAAAATTGATCAAATCACCATCTCTTCAAAGAGTTCCTGGTGGATTCCGGGCCCATGATGGTGCTTTTAACTCACAAGAATCACCTAAGGCTCATAGTCCACCACCAGAGAAAATGCAGGAAAACGGTTTGCCTGTGGATGATGGTGATAAGGAACCATCAATCAGGAGGCAGGATAGTTTTGAAATGAGACTACCAGAGTTGCCAAAACTTGACGTTCAGTCTACCCAGAGGCCGAAATCAAGTGGTTCAGACCCAGAATCTCCCGTATCACCGCTTCTGACTTCTGACCCTAAAAGTGAACGTTCCCATTCTCAGACTTTTAGTCGTCCTCTCAGTCACTCTGGTGACATCTCAATGAAAGATAAGGAAGCACATCATAGGGAAGCTCCATCGTTTTGGAGGTTGGCACAACTTAGTTTTGCAGAGTGGCTCTATGCTGTGTTGGGAAGCATTGGCGCGGCAATCTTTGGCTCTTTTAATCCACTTCTTGCTTATGTTATTGCTCTGATAGTAACTGCATATTATAGGCGTCAGGAACCTCATCACTTACAGGATGAAGTAGACAGGTGGTGTTTGATAATTGCCTGTATGGGTATAGTGACTGTTGTTGCTAACTTTTTGCAACATTTCTACTTTGGCATTATGGGGGAAAAGATGACTGAACGGGTTCGCAGGATGATGTTTTCAGGTATCTGAATCTTCAAATCAATTTTGCAAATTTACTGGAATGCTGAATTCAGTGCATATTGTTTAccttgttttgcccatcatcgACAGCAATGCTGCGCAATGAAGTTGGATGGTTTGATGAAGAAGAGAATAATGCTGACACCTTGTCCATGCGCTTGGCAAATGATGCTACATTTGTACGGGCTGCTTTTAGCAACCGACTTTCAATATTTGTACAGGATAGTACTGCTGTTCTTGTTGCTTTGCTAATTGGGATGTTGCTACATTGGCGGTTGGCGCTTGTGGCATTTGCAACCCTGCCAGTTCTAACTGTCTCCGCTATTGCACAGGTTTGCATATCTTTTGTTATTTGGTTTTCACTTCATTATTGAAAAAGAAGTGGAGTTTCAATTTTATCCATGTATTTTGTTTGCTTCTTTATCTCCTCCATGCCGTTGCCTTTTTCTTATTGAACTTAAATTTTCCATGTCCGAATTTCTGAATTGTTGCATACTTAAATGTTGCAGAAATTATGGCTCGCTGGATTTTCTA
The Gossypium arboreum isolate Shixiya-1 chromosome 10, ASM2569848v2, whole genome shotgun sequence genome window above contains:
- the LOC108453452 gene encoding ABC transporter B family member 6-like encodes the protein MMISRGLFGWSPPHIQPLTPVSEVSEPPESPSPYLDTSAEAAAAAAAAQVEAEEEMEEAEELEPPPAAVPFSRLFACADRLDWVLMIVGSVAAAAHGTALVVYLHYFAKIVHVLGIGSSLTGPERLDEQIDRFRELALTIVYIAAGVFAAGWIEVSCWILTGERQTAVIRSKYVQVLLNQDMSFFDTYGNNGDIVSQVLSDVLLIQSALSEKVGNYIHNMATFFSGLIIGFINCWEIVLITLATGPFIVAAGGISNIFLHRLAENIQDAYAEAASVAEQAVSYIRTLYAFTNETLAKYSYATSLQATLRYGILISLVQGLGLGFTYGLAICSCALQLWVGRFLVTHHRAHGGEIITALFAVILSGLGLNQAATNFYSFDQGRIAAYRLFEMISRSSSGSNQEGNMSPSLQGNIEFRNVYFSYLSRPEIPILSGFYLTVPAKKAVALVGRNGSGKSSIIPLMERFYDPTLGEVLLDGENIKNLKLEWLRSQIGLVTQEPALLSLSIKDNIAYGRDATLDQIEEAAKIAHAHTFISSLERGYETQVGRAGLALTEEQKIKLSIARAVLLNPTILLLDEVTGGLDFEAERTVQEALDLLMLGRSTIIIARRLSLIRNADYIAVMEEGQLVEMGTHDELLALDGLYAELLKCEEAAKLPRRTPVRNYKETSTFQIEKESSSIYSFQESSSPKLIKSPSLQRVPGGFRAHDGAFNSQESPKAHSPPPEKMQENGLPVDDGDKEPSIRRQDSFEMRLPELPKLDVQSTQRPKSSGSDPESPVSPLLTSDPKSERSHSQTFSRPLSHSGDISMKDKEAHHREAPSFWRLAQLSFAEWLYAVLGSIGAAIFGSFNPLLAYVIALIVTAYYRRQEPHHLQDEVDRWCLIIACMGIVTVVANFLQHFYFGIMGEKMTERVRRMMFSAMLRNEVGWFDEEENNADTLSMRLANDATFVRAAFSNRLSIFVQDSTAVLVALLIGMLLHWRLALVAFATLPVLTVSAIAQKLWLAGFSKGIQEMHRKASLVLEDAVRNIYTVVAFCAGNKVMELYRLQLKRILKKSFFHGMAIGFAFGFSQFLLFACNALLLWYTALCVKRRYMDLPTAVKEYMVFSFATFALVEPFGLAPYILKRRKSLTSVFEIIERVPKIEPDDNTALKPPNVYGSIELKNVDFCYPTRPEMLVLSNFSLKVNGGQTLAVVGVSGSGKSTIISLIERFYDPVAGQVLLDGRDLKTYNLRWLRNHLGLVQQEPIIFSTTIRENIIYARHNASEAEMKEAARIANAHHFISSLPHGYDTHVGMRGVDLTPGQKQRIAIARVVLKNAPILLLDEASSSIESESSRVVQEALDTLIMGNKTTILIAHRAAMMRHVDNIVVLNGGRIVEEGTHDSLVAKNGLYVRLMQPHFGKGLRQHRLV